One stretch of Thalassophryne amazonica chromosome 19, fThaAma1.1, whole genome shotgun sequence DNA includes these proteins:
- the LOC117501052 gene encoding interferon-inducible GTPase 1-like: protein MERKEEKPAGFQAHHGHPRNIQRDQSCNGGKSCCRSCKGPRASRKADNIPLNIGVTGETGAGKSTFINAFRGLKNTDEGAAPVDCTETTMEVQQYPHPNYPNVILWDMPGLGSMTFQANEYLKKVNFEIFDFFVIISADRFREHDMKLALEIQKMNKKFYFVRSKIDHSLRDARDDEKDFNKQRTSE from the exons ATGGAGCGTAAAGAGGAGAAGCCTGCAG gtTTCCAGGCTCACCATGGACATCCGAGAAACATTCAAAGAGATCAAAGCTGCAATGGAGGAAAGtcctgctgcaggagctgcaaagGTCCAAGAGCTTCTCGAAAAGCAGATAATATTCCACTAAATATTGGTGTCACAGGAGAAACAGGTGCTGGTAAATCCACTTTCATTAATGCCTTCAGAGGTCTGAAAAACACAGATGAGGGAGCTGCTCCTGTTGACTGTACTGAAACCACCATGGAGGTTCAACAATACCCTCATCCAAACTACCCAAATGTCATATTATGGGACATGCCTGGTCTAGGCAGCATGACCTTTCAAGCTAATGAGTACCTGAAGAAAGTCAATTTTGAAATATTTGATTTTTTCGTCATCATCTCAGCTGATCGATTCAGAGAGCATGACATGAAGCTCGCTTTGGAGATTCAGAAGATGAACAAAAAGTTCTACTTTGTTCGTTCAAAGATTGACCACAGCTTACGTGATGCGAGAGATGATGAAAAAGACTTCAACAAACAAAggacttctgagtaa